The sequence below is a genomic window from Lolium perenne isolate Kyuss_39 chromosome 4, Kyuss_2.0, whole genome shotgun sequence.
cagtatcCACAACCTCGGACGATCCGTTGCACAAGAGCCAAACGAGGTTGAagcctcgacaccaccaatctagaCGTCCACCAATATGCGCCACGACGGCCACGTAGCCGCCATGATCCTTGCAAGGTAGAGGCGACCAAGCTTGATTCGGGGTTAGCAGAACCGCGACCGTGCGGGAGGGGACTACCTCCACCGCCAAAGGCGGTAGTCGACCCGGACACAGTCGCAGGCACACCAGTCCCAGTTGGGCCCGACCAGACCTAGATCGGGCCCGTAAAGCCCGTAGCCATGCCACAATAGGCTGGTCgttgtcgacactcacccctagaTGAGATACATCATTTCTTCCTGTGGAACACGTTGTGCGTAGGGCAGACCTGCCCGCCTCGACCGGTCACCGTGAACACTCACCCTAGATGAGATACATCATTTCTTCCTGTGGAACACGTTGTGCGTAGGGCGGGCCTGCCCGCCTCGACCCAGATGGGGCCCTAATGGCTCGGATCCGAGCCCAGTGGGCTCGATCGTCGCCGTCCTGCCGCCAACCGTCCCGAGCTGCCCCGCCGCCGCACCGTCACCGCCCGGCTTGAACCGTACCTTAGTCATCCTGGGCTCAAGCTTAGTAATTGTAAACATTAGTTACATCGTTCAAAGGGTTGCTAAGAATAAAGCAAGCAGGCTCATTGACCCAATTACATCAAACTTTGAACAGGGATTGATTCTTAGAATCATATAGTGTTAGAAAACTATAGGGATTTTTTTCCTATATAAGGTGTGCCGGACAccacaaaaaagaaaagaaaatgtaGCAAAAGATAGGACGACGAAGAAGTTCCTCCAAAATTAAGTGAAAGGACCCCTCTTTGAATCAAAAGATATACTCTACCATAGAAGAAAATAAAGAGAGGATCCACACAATCTACAAACCCTGATTTTGAATCGAATGAGCCCTGTTAATTTTCTTTTTGTTTATGTGTCTCATGTATCATACAACAAAATATTTGCTTTGTTAACTGGATATTTGACAGGAGAAATTTGAGATTAACATTCGAACCCTAGTCATGGGAACCATCAACACTATCACCGCATCAGAAACACTCAGTTGCCATTCGACTGGAAGGAGATGTAGTGGAAGAGGGCATGAGGTCAAGGGTTGACCGACTACGATTATGATCCGGTGGCCGCCAGGCTTGGGCTTAGACGAATGTTTTGTGGTGCATGATTGTACCTTGACTTGACATTATCATTGGCTTGTGATGACAAGTGAATTTCCACTCCAATGGCTTGCGACGATGATCGAATGATTGTCTACACACGTGGTGTTGGATTAAACGGGAGTGAGATACGACGAGGATGTTGCAAGGGTACGACAAGGGCTAGGGAACATGGGCTAACAACCAGAGAGTGACAAGAGAACAAAATGAGGTGATGAAAACAGAGGGTTAGGTTTTTTTTTGCGAGTTAGGGCTAGGTCATTATTTGTCATACTTGGTATTACAAGGTAGATATTACATTTTTCCGGTCTACAAAGATTGCTCCACATTCTATGATCTTTTGTAATCCTTGTAGAAATGTGCCAAATAAGGACCTCGAGGGCCTATTTAATTTTTAGAAACAAAAAATGCAAGACTAGAAAACGAAATGCATGATGAACTGTCATGCCTATTCGAATTCTACTTTTGTAATGAATTGTGTTGCATGAACAAAAGATTATTTTCAAGTGGTTGGAGTTGTCTTAAAATTTTCTGTGAAATATAGTGCAATGCAATTCTTGGAGAAAAAAAAATCATATACAATTGAATTGTCCTAATCAAGGAACCAACATAGAATACATTTCTAAGGAGTCCAGTTCTCCAaaaataagtactcctactcCGTATGAAGTCTTTTGATTCAAAAAGGGACGTAACCGCTTGAAACTAATTTTTATAATTGAAGGGATTGTAGGCGACGTCACAAGAAGGTGAAATTCTGAAACAGCATTGAATCAGTTTTGCAGGCCTTTATAACGGAGTGCTTGGGCCATGCCACAGCCACAGTTCACACAGGCGCAGCGCTGTCTTCCACTTCACGAACCGCTAAACCCTTTCAAAACAATCCCCAAATCTCGCACCCTCCAGAACccgaaaccctagctttgcttctCCCCAATCCCCATGGCGCCAGGTCTCAAAATCTTCGCCGACATTGCCGGAGACGGCACGCCCCGCCTAGACGCCGCCTCCGGCGAGGAGGTCGTCTGCGTGGAGCGCGCCGCCTCGGTCGCCCTCGGCCGCCGCGCCCCGGAGGCCCCGGGAACCCTTTTCGTCACCACCAGGTAGCCAGCCGTTGCCTTCCGCGACCCCCCCCACTGCCGCTCGCCGGCCATCTCTTCTGACTTCTGATACCTAACGTGTCGGGCTCGTTCGCGTCTCCGTTTCCAGGAGGGTGATTTGGCTCAGCGAGGCGGAGAAGGGCACGGGGTACGCGGTGGAGTTCCTGGACGTCACGCTCCACGCCGTGTCGCGCGACCCGGAGACGTATCCCTCGCCGTGCCTCTACACGCAGGTGATTCGGGATACAGCCGCCCTGTGGAATTTCGTTGTGCCGGTGACTAATTTGGCGAAATGGTTGATCGGCTTTAGCTCTCATGTTTCAgcattttttgttttctttgatgCTGGTTCGTTGCTCtggtcctcttggtgtttctgttTTGGTGGTTCGATTGGTTGTTCATCTCAGCTCACACCACACATGTCAGTGGGCTCATTTCATAGTAGAATGCTTTCTTTTGCTGTTTATTTTATAATATTGCCTTGTAGTTTAGAGGCAAAAGGAGCTTTGGGTGGTAGGTAATGGAATATGACACCTAGGTCATTTTGCGCCGGAATTGCTTCACATGCCCACACATATATTATCTCTGGTGATTGTAGTGGTAGGTCTAGCTGTAACATAATGCTTTGTTTGACACCAAAAGCCTTTGAAATGTTGCTTCGTTTAGTGGGATGCAGAATGTGAGACATCTGACTGGTCAGAATCGTGTGGTTGCTCAACTCAAGTACTTGCTAAATCCCAGCTCGGCTAATATATTTCCACTTTTTTTTTGGATTGGGCTAAACTCCGTATAATAAGGTTGAACACTAGGAATCTATAATATGCATATGGGTCACCTAATATGGCTACTTGTTTTATCTGTTATTTACCTTTGCTCACTTGACAGTCACCAACTGATGCTGTTAGTATATATTAGGACATGTAGCAGGCCTACTGTGTGGACGATTGAAACTGAAAGCGGTAATTAGATTTGTTTGTATGCATAATCAATCTACTGATGGTAAATACCGCCCGAGCTTGCTCTGCTACACTTATCCTGATTCGTGGTTCTTTCTGAATTTACTCTTTGTGGTCACTCGTCAGTTTGGTAGTAGCAAGCCAATGACCTGTTTTATCACTTATTAACCTTTGCCCATTTGCCACCAATTGCTTGATGTTGTTAGTGTCTCAGGACTTGTATCAGGCCTACTGTGTGGATTATTGAAGTTGAAAAACGAGAAATAGCCTTTGTTTGTGTGCAAAATCAATGCAGTGTTTGTGAAAACGACATAAGCATGTTCTGCTACACTTGTCCTGTTTCCTGGTTGTTTCTGTATGTGCTCTTTGTGTTCACTCCTCAGTTGGTAGGTAGCAGTTTTTATCTCCTTCATTTAAACTCTAGTTCTAATGTGCAATCTCCTGCTTGTTTGCTTTATAGATTGAAGctgaagctggctctgatgaagAGGCTGGTGACTTGGACACTGAACCACTTAGCGAATTACAGCTAGCAAAGATCTCGGAGATGCGTATTATACTGTCAGACGCTGCCCAACGTATCCTTTTTATAATAGTTTGTctcatttttctgcccatttaatTGGTGATGCTTTTGTGCTGCCGGTCAATTGCCTTTTGATTTCTTTGTTAAAACTTTTGGACAGCTTGAAGCTGCCTTCTGAGGCAGTTTCTTTCTTCTTCGAGATTACTACAGTTCCCAAGTTTATGTGTTTCTGGTTCTACTACAGTTGTTTTGTTATTGTTATACTGGCAGCTTTGATGTTCTAGTTACTTAAGAGATTATAATTGCAAAACACGCAGAAGCGTTGCTAGTATGTTTGAGTTCATATGCATGGACAGAGAGCGCTGAAAGTGTGTCCTATTTCCTGAAAATCAAGAGATGGATAAAACCAAGTTATAATATAGCTAGTAGTGA
It includes:
- the LOC127296416 gene encoding chloride conductance regulatory protein ICln, whose amino-acid sequence is MAPGLKIFADIAGDGTPRLDAASGEEVVCVERAASVALGRRAPEAPGTLFVTTRRVIWLSEAEKGTGYAVEFLDVTLHAVSRDPETYPSPCLYTQIEAEAGSDEEAGDLDTEPLSELQLAKISEMRIILSDAAQLDSLFDAFCHCAELNPDPTAEQNEEDGWFHGEDMTDGGWIHGDEIMVDGIDPEFFTPNPIGENDGSDLSRSVLELQINDQRFEDADEDEEVRENGH